The following are from one region of the Lepeophtheirus salmonis chromosome 8, UVic_Lsal_1.4, whole genome shotgun sequence genome:
- the LOC121122951 gene encoding kynurenine/alpha-aminoadipate aminotransferase, mitochondrial isoform X1 codes for MGVQLDFRVICRNMVDYTKFITSFSSKRKSGLIREMVKVLTSAPKEIIPLSAGQPNSKLFPFVKMTLDINDGTQITIQGPQLHKALQYQPTDGIPELISLVKNLQKEMHDPPNWENMDLLILPGSQDGLCKAMEMMLETDGKSTIITEEYLFTNALAIMEPYEPNMIKIKGDSDGMIPEELEKSLQNPNNSKDIKFIYINPTGCNPTGTVLTDKRKRQIYDLCSKHDIIILEDDPYYYLQYDPKRAKSFLSMDVDGRVLRFDSFSKMMSSGLRLGFMTGPKVLLERIALHMQVSVLHASSLSQVIVCELLKAWGTKGFHEHVRRVESFYEEQCKMMTSAATKYLNEVCEWTVPKSGMFLWISVPSVQDLNEDFFKEAFSRNVMLLPGRAFVNDPTLPCNSFRASFSIVSPEQVEEAFMILRQLVQEEIQAQSK; via the exons ATGGGGGTTCAGTTGGATTTCAGAGTAATTTGCAGAAACATGGTGgactatacaaaatttataaccTCATTTTCATCAAAACGAAAATCTGGATTGATTCGAGAAATGGTAAAAGTGTTAACCTCCGCCCCAAAAGAAATAATACCTCTTTCTGCAGGTCAACcgaattcaaaattatttccttttgttAAAATGACTCTTGATATTAATGATGGTACTCAAATTACTATCCAAGGGCCTCAACTTCATAAAGCTCTTCAATACCAGCCCACAGATGGTATTCCAGAGCTCATTTCCCTTGTTAAAAACTTGCAGAAGGAGATGCATGATCCTCCCAATTGGGAGAACATGGATTTACTCATACTCCCTGGATCACAGGATGGTCTATGCAAGGCCATGGAAATGATGTTAGAAACGGATGGGAAATCAACTATTATTACGGAGGAGTATTTGTTCACGAATGCTCTAGCTATCATGGAGCCCTATGAGCCGAATATGATCAAAATCAAAGGAGATAGCGATGGAATGATTCCTGAAGAGCTGGAGAAATCTCTTCAAAATCCAAACAACTCCAAagatattaagtttatttacataaacCCTACAGGCTGCAATCCCACAGGTACAGTTCTCACGGATAAGAGAAAGCGCCAAATCTATGACCTATGCTCCAAACACGACATCATCATCCTCGAAGACGATCCATACTACTATCTCCAGTATGATCCTAAACGTGCCAAGAGTTTTTTGTCCATGGACGTTGATGGGCGTGTCCTTCGATTTGATAGTTTTTCGAAAATGATGAGCTCTGGACTACGACTAGGCTTTATGACAGGTCCTAAGGTACTCTTAGAGAGAATAGCACTTCATATGCAAGTCTCTGTTCTTCATGCATCCTCACTTTCCCAAGTTATTGTATGTGAACTCTTAAAAGCCTGGGGGACTAAGGGATTCCATGAACATGTGCGAAGAGTAGAGTCCTTTTATGAAGAGCAATGCAAAATGATGACCAGCGCtgcaacaaaatatttgaatgaagtTTGTGAATGGACAGTCCCAAAGAGTGGGATGTTTTTATGGATAAG TGTTCCCTCAGTTCAGGATTTGAATGAAGACTTTTTCAAGGAAGCCTTTAGTCGAAACGTAATGCTCCTGCCCGGACGAGCCTTTGTGAACGATCCAACTCTTCCCTGCAATAGTTTTAGAGCTTCCTTTTCAATTGTGAGTCCAGAACAAGTAGAAGAGGCCTTTATGATCCTTAGACAACTCGTTCAAGAAGAAATCCAAGCCCAGTCTAAATGA
- the LOC121122951 gene encoding kynurenine/alpha-aminoadipate aminotransferase, mitochondrial isoform X2: protein MTLDINDGTQITIQGPQLHKALQYQPTDGIPELISLVKNLQKEMHDPPNWENMDLLILPGSQDGLCKAMEMMLETDGKSTIITEEYLFTNALAIMEPYEPNMIKIKGDSDGMIPEELEKSLQNPNNSKDIKFIYINPTGCNPTGTVLTDKRKRQIYDLCSKHDIIILEDDPYYYLQYDPKRAKSFLSMDVDGRVLRFDSFSKMMSSGLRLGFMTGPKVLLERIALHMQVSVLHASSLSQVIVCELLKAWGTKGFHEHVRRVESFYEEQCKMMTSAATKYLNEVCEWTVPKSGMFLWISVPSVQDLNEDFFKEAFSRNVMLLPGRAFVNDPTLPCNSFRASFSIVSPEQVEEAFMILRQLVQEEIQAQSK from the exons ATGACTCTTGATATTAATGATGGTACTCAAATTACTATCCAAGGGCCTCAACTTCATAAAGCTCTTCAATACCAGCCCACAGATGGTATTCCAGAGCTCATTTCCCTTGTTAAAAACTTGCAGAAGGAGATGCATGATCCTCCCAATTGGGAGAACATGGATTTACTCATACTCCCTGGATCACAGGATGGTCTATGCAAGGCCATGGAAATGATGTTAGAAACGGATGGGAAATCAACTATTATTACGGAGGAGTATTTGTTCACGAATGCTCTAGCTATCATGGAGCCCTATGAGCCGAATATGATCAAAATCAAAGGAGATAGCGATGGAATGATTCCTGAAGAGCTGGAGAAATCTCTTCAAAATCCAAACAACTCCAAagatattaagtttatttacataaacCCTACAGGCTGCAATCCCACAGGTACAGTTCTCACGGATAAGAGAAAGCGCCAAATCTATGACCTATGCTCCAAACACGACATCATCATCCTCGAAGACGATCCATACTACTATCTCCAGTATGATCCTAAACGTGCCAAGAGTTTTTTGTCCATGGACGTTGATGGGCGTGTCCTTCGATTTGATAGTTTTTCGAAAATGATGAGCTCTGGACTACGACTAGGCTTTATGACAGGTCCTAAGGTACTCTTAGAGAGAATAGCACTTCATATGCAAGTCTCTGTTCTTCATGCATCCTCACTTTCCCAAGTTATTGTATGTGAACTCTTAAAAGCCTGGGGGACTAAGGGATTCCATGAACATGTGCGAAGAGTAGAGTCCTTTTATGAAGAGCAATGCAAAATGATGACCAGCGCtgcaacaaaatatttgaatgaagtTTGTGAATGGACAGTCCCAAAGAGTGGGATGTTTTTATGGATAAG TGTTCCCTCAGTTCAGGATTTGAATGAAGACTTTTTCAAGGAAGCCTTTAGTCGAAACGTAATGCTCCTGCCCGGACGAGCCTTTGTGAACGATCCAACTCTTCCCTGCAATAGTTTTAGAGCTTCCTTTTCAATTGTGAGTCCAGAACAAGTAGAAGAGGCCTTTATGATCCTTAGACAACTCGTTCAAGAAGAAATCCAAGCCCAGTCTAAATGA